In Limibacter armeniacum, a single window of DNA contains:
- a CDS encoding tetratricopeptide repeat-containing sensor histidine kinase, translated as MRATSILSIFLLCLYSQVLLGQEKTHLTPDDPAIHRIDALNNHHNRQSLAVLDSLGEVYQNPSAPELALLLEKRAQFYERIYVLDSAILYFSEAVLLHPKISDKRGLKTLGLCYNGLGHCYWKSGDNQKGLDYYRKSNEVYEEIGFEQGLAYNYQDMGLIYRERGEFVEAIRHYKLSMHYAKKVDDKMGLAINLKNMGNIKKKLGLGREALENFIEATAVFEADSSMVKQRYYFTFLGEKALLYQELNEYEQAEKNYLKALKLAKERNDQYWHATILRNLGSMYLKQDKLEQAADCFNQVREQLENGQYKMSTIFLFKKLSNYHNMLHHQDSAMFFMDKAVVLAEGADSKEHLMEVYREKMYLLGEYKYWDKAIALGLKVLKYEEEHHELGQMADTERNLAKFYQEGKKDYKKATEYYGRYAIHRDSLDKVNEANDLIKAEIKAEYQIEKNNIEQENQREQLMLKNEIEQEKLMKTTALIVLLMLTAGFVVVWRYYQQKKRANELIAAQKEELQVQHEQLEELLNFKENMTSMIVHDLKNPLSTIINVSRKKEADLVRIQQEGKRMLNLVMNILDVRKFEEATMLLKKEIYSLNSLLEEAKVQVKLLQKDKSIAMHLPAMRLQVEVDVYMMERVFVNLLTNAIKYSPLGGSIHIRCEQVEENWVKLSFVDEGVGIPKEVQQQVFEPYLQGVGEKVNSSTGLGLSYCKYTVEAHGGEIGIVSEEGKGTEVYLTLPLVEIQKGEVGLQQEDNLLPINEEEQAVLAPIRKQLKQVTATEYSEVATILKQLDKEILSEQMLAWMEAIETASLTGDQQRYEQLIS; from the coding sequence ATGAGGGCAACATCCATTCTCTCGATCTTTTTACTATGCCTGTATAGTCAGGTACTTTTAGGACAAGAGAAAACACACCTGACACCTGATGACCCTGCCATCCATAGAATTGATGCGCTGAACAATCATCATAATAGACAATCCTTGGCAGTACTAGACTCCTTGGGTGAGGTTTATCAAAACCCATCTGCTCCTGAGCTTGCTTTACTGCTGGAAAAGCGTGCACAGTTTTATGAGCGCATTTATGTGCTTGATTCTGCCATTCTCTACTTCAGTGAAGCAGTGCTGTTACATCCAAAGATTTCAGACAAAAGAGGGTTAAAAACCTTGGGGTTATGCTATAACGGCTTGGGGCATTGTTATTGGAAATCCGGTGACAATCAAAAAGGATTAGACTATTACCGAAAAAGCAATGAGGTCTATGAGGAAATAGGTTTTGAGCAGGGACTCGCCTACAACTATCAGGATATGGGGCTGATTTACCGTGAAAGAGGGGAATTTGTAGAAGCGATCCGTCATTACAAGCTCAGTATGCATTATGCCAAGAAAGTGGATGACAAGATGGGACTCGCCATCAACCTAAAGAATATGGGTAACATCAAAAAGAAGCTTGGACTGGGAAGAGAAGCACTCGAAAATTTTATAGAAGCGACAGCGGTTTTTGAAGCAGATAGCAGCATGGTGAAACAGCGCTACTACTTTACTTTTCTGGGAGAAAAGGCGCTGTTGTATCAAGAACTGAATGAATATGAGCAGGCAGAAAAGAATTACCTGAAAGCACTGAAGCTGGCAAAGGAAAGAAATGACCAATATTGGCATGCTACAATCCTGAGGAATTTGGGAAGTATGTATCTGAAACAGGATAAGCTGGAGCAGGCAGCCGATTGTTTCAATCAGGTAAGGGAACAGCTTGAAAATGGACAGTATAAAATGTCTACGATCTTTTTGTTCAAGAAGCTATCAAATTACCACAACATGTTGCATCATCAGGATAGTGCGATGTTCTTTATGGACAAGGCGGTGGTTTTGGCTGAGGGGGCTGACTCAAAAGAACATTTGATGGAAGTCTATAGGGAGAAGATGTACCTACTAGGTGAGTACAAGTATTGGGACAAGGCAATTGCTTTAGGTTTGAAGGTGTTGAAGTACGAAGAAGAACATCACGAATTGGGGCAGATGGCTGACACGGAAAGGAATTTGGCTAAATTCTATCAGGAGGGGAAGAAGGATTACAAAAAAGCAACAGAATATTACGGGCGTTATGCTATTCATAGGGATAGCTTGGACAAGGTGAACGAAGCCAATGACTTGATTAAGGCGGAGATCAAAGCTGAATACCAGATCGAGAAGAACAATATAGAACAGGAAAACCAACGGGAGCAGTTGATGCTCAAAAATGAGATTGAACAGGAGAAGTTGATGAAGACGACTGCACTGATAGTTTTACTCATGTTGACAGCCGGATTTGTGGTGGTATGGAGGTACTATCAGCAGAAGAAAAGAGCCAATGAATTGATAGCGGCACAGAAAGAGGAGTTACAGGTACAGCACGAACAGTTGGAAGAGCTCCTCAATTTCAAGGAAAATATGACCAGTATGATCGTGCATGACCTGAAAAACCCACTCAGTACCATCATTAATGTCTCCCGAAAAAAAGAAGCTGACCTAGTACGGATACAACAGGAAGGTAAACGTATGCTGAACCTTGTGATGAATATCTTGGATGTCCGCAAGTTTGAGGAAGCAACAATGTTGCTGAAGAAAGAAATCTACTCACTCAACTCGCTACTGGAAGAAGCAAAAGTACAGGTTAAGTTGCTGCAAAAGGATAAATCAATTGCCATGCACCTACCAGCAATGAGGCTTCAGGTTGAGGTCGATGTATATATGATGGAACGGGTATTTGTCAACCTGTTGACCAATGCGATCAAGTATTCACCTTTAGGTGGAAGTATTCACATTAGATGTGAGCAAGTAGAAGAGAACTGGGTAAAACTCAGTTTTGTGGATGAAGGAGTAGGTATTCCGAAAGAAGTACAGCAGCAAGTGTTTGAACCTTACCTTCAGGGAGTTGGAGAGAAGGTCAACTCTTCTACTGGGTTGGGCTTAAGTTATTGCAAATATACAGTGGAAGCACATGGGGGCGAGATTGGTATTGTATCTGAGGAAGGAAAAGGAACGGAAGTATATTTAACATTACCGTTAGTTGAAATTCAGAAAGGAGAGGTAGGATTGCAGCAAGAAGATAACCTGTTGCCAATTAATGAGGAAGAACAGGCTGTATTGGCACCGATCAGGAAACAGCTGAAGCAAGTTACTGCCACTGAGTATTCTGAGGTGGCAACCATTTTGAAGCAGCTGGACAAGGAAATACTTTCAGAACAGATGCTTGCTTGGATGGAAGCCATAGAGACTGCCAGTCTAACCGGAGACCAACAACGGTATGAGCAGCTTATAAGCTAA
- a CDS encoding response regulator, which produces MTRTVLIVDDELANIKLIANYLMEQEGSFKVLTSLDPEKGFKVAQTYLPDLIILDWEMPKLSGITVLKMLKQHPNTKQIPIIIATGKMTSSENLATALNAGAEDYIRKPLDTVELEARMQTVFRLSDQYRQMEEMLKEEVELKNRKLATATLYTSQRNQMMSGVMNQIENILSGKTTLEKMSMDLVNLKKEMGGFLEHDESWDTYKIHFEEVHPQFFERLKEAEPTLTQNDLKLCAYLCIGLHNKEIAHMCNISYEGIKKSLYRLKKKLQLGEEDDLRVYIKTAFA; this is translated from the coding sequence ATGACAAGGACTGTTTTAATTGTAGATGATGAATTGGCTAATATTAAGCTGATAGCCAACTACCTGATGGAGCAGGAAGGTAGCTTCAAGGTATTGACCTCACTGGATCCTGAGAAGGGATTTAAGGTGGCACAGACGTACCTTCCAGACCTAATCATATTGGATTGGGAAATGCCTAAGCTGAGTGGGATTACAGTGCTGAAAATGTTGAAACAACATCCGAATACAAAACAGATTCCCATCATCATAGCAACAGGAAAGATGACTTCTTCAGAGAATTTGGCAACTGCCCTAAATGCTGGAGCAGAAGACTACATTCGGAAGCCTTTGGATACTGTAGAACTGGAAGCAAGAATGCAAACAGTGTTTCGGTTAAGTGACCAATACAGGCAGATGGAAGAGATGCTGAAAGAAGAGGTGGAACTGAAAAACCGTAAGCTGGCTACCGCTACTCTGTATACCTCGCAGAGGAACCAAATGATGAGTGGAGTGATGAACCAGATTGAAAATATACTTTCAGGGAAAACTACTTTAGAGAAAATGAGTATGGACCTCGTAAACTTGAAAAAGGAGATGGGAGGTTTTTTGGAGCATGATGAGAGTTGGGATACTTATAAAATCCATTTTGAAGAGGTACATCCACAGTTTTTTGAAAGACTGAAAGAGGCTGAGCCTACTCTGACTCAAAATGACCTAAAGCTTTGTGCCTATTTGTGTATTGGTTTGCATAACAAGGAGATCGCTCATATGTGTAATATTTCCTATGAAGGCATTAAAAAATCACTGTACAGGTTGAAAAAGAAATTGCAGTTGGGTGAGGAGGATGACCTTAGAGTCTATATCAAAACGGCTTTTGCCTAG
- a CDS encoding tetratricopeptide repeat protein yields the protein MLKRLSTLVMCAGLSFSALGQDHVSQTDNLNLFENALDLYQKQKYSAARRLFSEYLSKDEQSERSVQAQYYLGVCDLELDHPEFEQEMSELIEKYPNHSLSLRAYTDIGSYYYSRGDYKKAVKYFRKNLRNMDMEDPANMEKAYQLAYSYFAVEQYDEAGKIFSFLKKGVHAYAYKASYYAGYINYRNGNLKEAFEDLNKASQDPDIRPETYVMIPGIYYQQGKYDQVISFVADLEKRREAVPSDLKLFAGESYFQKKDYEQAQKYFGEYIKNNKAAARDVHYRMGYSLFKTDKPAMSVAYLSKAADGADTLAQVSAYHLGISYIKLNRKELAIAAFDKCRKLEYDPAMQELGAFYYTKVSYDASDYTSTIQGSEFYFEKFPNGTHGQDVYNFSTEAYLNTGDYDKALMHFNKIRNKNRQIKEAYQEIAFNKGVENYNDGKFEEAVNMLNQSLLYPYDSKLKNSAYFWQGEIYSYGRKYPQALASYKQVEPNATEYARAQYGTGYALYNSKEYSKAADAFSSYLSSGRDQNRERKADAHVRLADCQYINKDFQQALRNYDLAVSTSPDNKSLDYIMYQKGNTYRAYGRSNEAVEQLEMLVKNFPTSSHRDKALYQLGNIYAENARWRQAIQFFSKLIDDHKNSQLLLPTYAERALAFKNMGSPEMAIDDYKKILDTSMTSEYAKSAIQTLTEISNQGTPVKDLATYRARYEKENPESTALLKVDYDNAKKLFLDGQYADAIIALERFIKQAPKGEIRDDAYLTLGNCYKSLGRMEESIKAFEGVEGNELRPNAVRRIADAHYALGHYAEASNAFMELKRISNKSLYTELAYAGLMRSYFMLNDWAASKTYVDKIISDKMRRYQLEAELYRGKILVKQKKYDAAIVELNNITTKSDSKYGAEAQYLIGLSLRLKDDLKNSTQELINVRKKYASYSTWVYEAYILIAENYYDEDNTFQAKATLKSVIENSESDYHKKKAQELLNQIEADEAEEAAEAAKDSTKSVSTAKPEKQVAEDNAKPANKK from the coding sequence ATGCTGAAACGTCTTAGTACGCTAGTCATGTGTGCAGGTCTGTCCTTCAGTGCGCTTGGACAGGACCATGTATCTCAAACCGACAATTTAAACCTTTTTGAAAACGCCTTAGACCTTTATCAAAAACAAAAATACTCAGCCGCAAGACGGCTGTTTTCAGAGTACCTTTCCAAAGATGAGCAAAGTGAGCGTAGTGTTCAGGCACAATACTACCTTGGTGTCTGTGACCTTGAGCTAGACCACCCTGAGTTTGAGCAGGAAATGTCTGAGCTGATTGAGAAATACCCTAACCATAGCCTTTCTCTTCGTGCTTACACTGATATAGGCTCTTATTACTATTCAAGAGGTGACTATAAAAAAGCGGTCAAGTATTTCCGCAAGAACCTCCGCAATATGGATATGGAGGACCCTGCCAATATGGAAAAGGCTTACCAGTTGGCTTATTCGTACTTCGCCGTTGAGCAGTACGACGAAGCTGGTAAAATATTCAGTTTCCTGAAAAAAGGGGTTCATGCTTATGCCTATAAGGCCAGCTATTATGCAGGTTATATTAACTACCGCAATGGCAACCTGAAAGAAGCCTTTGAAGACCTAAACAAGGCTTCACAAGACCCTGATATCAGACCCGAAACTTATGTGATGATACCTGGCATATACTACCAGCAAGGGAAATATGACCAAGTCATCAGTTTTGTAGCCGACCTTGAGAAAAGAAGGGAAGCTGTTCCGTCAGACCTTAAGCTGTTTGCAGGAGAATCTTATTTCCAAAAGAAAGACTACGAGCAAGCACAAAAGTATTTTGGTGAATACATCAAAAACAATAAGGCTGCAGCAAGGGATGTACACTACCGTATGGGTTACTCCCTTTTCAAGACAGACAAACCAGCCATGAGTGTAGCGTACCTTAGCAAGGCTGCTGATGGTGCTGACACATTGGCTCAGGTATCTGCTTACCATTTGGGTATTAGCTATATCAAGCTTAACCGTAAGGAATTGGCTATTGCAGCATTTGACAAGTGTCGCAAACTGGAGTATGACCCTGCCATGCAGGAACTTGGTGCATTTTATTATACCAAAGTCAGTTATGATGCCTCAGACTATACTTCCACCATTCAGGGCAGTGAGTTTTATTTCGAGAAATTCCCTAATGGCACACATGGTCAAGATGTTTACAACTTCTCAACAGAGGCTTACCTAAATACAGGGGATTATGATAAGGCACTGATGCACTTCAACAAGATCCGCAACAAAAACAGGCAGATCAAGGAAGCTTATCAGGAGATTGCCTTCAATAAGGGGGTCGAGAATTACAATGACGGTAAGTTTGAAGAAGCGGTCAATATGCTGAATCAATCTTTGCTATACCCATATGACAGCAAACTGAAAAACTCTGCTTATTTCTGGCAAGGTGAAATCTATTCATATGGGCGCAAATATCCACAAGCATTGGCTAGCTACAAACAAGTAGAGCCAAATGCAACTGAATACGCACGTGCTCAGTACGGAACTGGTTATGCGCTTTATAATAGCAAAGAATACAGTAAAGCTGCTGATGCTTTCAGTAGTTACCTAAGCAGTGGACGTGACCAAAACCGTGAGCGCAAAGCTGATGCACATGTCCGATTGGCTGACTGCCAATATATCAACAAAGACTTCCAGCAAGCATTGCGTAACTATGACCTCGCTGTAAGTACCAGTCCAGACAATAAGTCGCTGGACTACATCATGTACCAGAAAGGTAATACCTACCGTGCATATGGTAGAAGCAATGAAGCTGTAGAACAATTGGAAATGCTCGTAAAAAACTTTCCGACTTCCTCTCACAGGGACAAAGCACTCTACCAATTGGGTAATATCTATGCTGAAAATGCACGCTGGAGACAAGCGATCCAATTCTTCAGCAAGCTGATTGATGACCACAAGAACAGTCAGTTGCTATTGCCTACTTATGCTGAAAGAGCCTTGGCTTTCAAGAATATGGGTTCTCCAGAAATGGCAATTGATGACTACAAGAAAATACTGGATACATCCATGACTTCTGAATATGCCAAAAGTGCTATTCAGACCTTGACTGAAATCTCTAACCAAGGAACTCCTGTAAAGGATCTTGCCACTTACCGTGCCCGATACGAAAAGGAAAACCCTGAAAGTACAGCACTGCTAAAAGTGGATTATGACAATGCCAAAAAACTGTTTTTGGACGGGCAGTATGCGGATGCAATCATTGCATTGGAACGTTTTATCAAACAGGCTCCAAAAGGAGAAATCAGGGATGATGCTTACCTGACATTGGGTAACTGCTATAAGTCTCTTGGTAGAATGGAAGAATCCATCAAGGCATTTGAAGGGGTTGAAGGAAATGAGCTAAGACCTAACGCCGTAAGACGTATTGCCGATGCTCATTATGCACTTGGACATTATGCGGAAGCATCCAATGCATTTATGGAACTGAAAAGAATCAGTAACAAGTCCCTGTATACAGAACTGGCATATGCCGGACTGATGCGTTCATACTTTATGCTGAATGACTGGGCTGCATCCAAAACCTATGTAGACAAGATCATCAGTGACAAGATGAGACGCTACCAATTAGAGGCTGAACTCTACAGGGGTAAAATTCTTGTAAAGCAGAAAAAATACGATGCTGCGATAGTGGAGCTGAACAACATCACCACTAAGTCAGACAGTAAATATGGTGCTGAAGCACAATACTTGATTGGTCTGTCACTAAGGCTCAAAGATGACCTCAAAAACAGCACACAAGAACTGATTAATGTGCGTAAGAAATATGCTTCTTACAGTACTTGGGTTTATGAAGCTTATATCCTGATCGCTGAAAACTATTACGACGAAGACAATACTTTCCAAGCGAAAGCTACGCTGAAGTCTGTAATCGAAAACAGTGAAAGTGACTACCACAAGAAAAAGGCGCAGGAACTGCTAAACCAAATTGAGGCAGATGAAGCGGAAGAGGCGGCCGAAGCTGCAAAGGATTCCACCAAATCGGTATCCACTGCAAAACCTGAAAAACAGGTAGCCGAAGACAATGCTAAGCCTGCAAACAAGAAGTAA